In Marivivens aquimaris, one genomic interval encodes:
- a CDS encoding LysR family transcriptional regulator, whose protein sequence is MDNWDDLKFLLAVSKAGSMSGAARLLGTNVATVSRRMERLADLLGTEPFQRTPRGWETNPLVKGLIEVAETFEGHIDKELNHVSTTNDERQPVRIGAPPIVSSQVLFPALLGTEGRMKSIAPEFTDRLTPGGLGDHDIIIQDRLPEGGRLLSRKLGAMVFRVYAPPEYTAGAWVSLSEATGYTQPNQLGRKVMGTEPVATASTFMQMFELAQQNRIAAVLPDLLARKYNSLSPLGGSEDCISYDLFVLYHETRKGDPVIEATLDWINYAFLKAKGHA, encoded by the coding sequence ATGGATAACTGGGACGATCTCAAGTTTTTGCTCGCCGTCAGTAAGGCCGGCTCGATGTCCGGCGCGGCGCGCCTGCTTGGAACCAATGTCGCAACCGTTTCGCGCCGTATGGAGCGCTTGGCCGACCTGCTTGGCACAGAGCCGTTCCAGCGCACACCGCGCGGTTGGGAGACCAATCCGCTCGTCAAAGGTCTGATCGAGGTCGCTGAGACCTTCGAAGGCCATATCGACAAAGAACTTAACCACGTCAGCACCACGAACGACGAACGCCAGCCGGTCCGCATCGGCGCGCCGCCGATCGTCAGCAGTCAGGTGCTGTTTCCCGCGCTGCTGGGCACCGAAGGCCGGATGAAATCGATCGCGCCCGAGTTCACCGACCGCCTGACGCCCGGCGGGCTTGGCGACCACGATATCATCATTCAGGACCGCCTGCCCGAAGGCGGACGCCTCCTGTCGCGCAAACTCGGCGCGATGGTGTTCCGCGTCTATGCGCCGCCCGAGTATACCGCCGGCGCGTGGGTGTCGCTGTCCGAGGCCACGGGATATACCCAGCCGAACCAGCTGGGCCGCAAGGTCATGGGCACCGAGCCTGTGGCGACCGCCTCGACCTTCATGCAGATGTTCGAACTGGCGCAGCAGAACCGCATCGCGGCTGTACTGCCCGATCTGCTGGCGCGGAAATACAACTCGCTGTCGCCGCTGGGTGGGTCCGAGGACTGCATCAGCTACGATCTTTTCGTGCTCTACCACGAAACGCGCAAAGGTGATCCGGTGATCGAGGCGACGCTCGACTGGATCAACTACGCGTTTTTAAAGGCAAAAGGACACGCCTGA
- the gluQRS gene encoding tRNA glutamyl-Q(34) synthetase GluQRS, whose product MQYVTRFAPSPTGPLHLGHAYSAILAHDMAMANGGRFLLRIEDIDRERSKPEWEAQIYDDLAWLGLTWETPVMRQSDRLPAYRQALEALWQRDLLYPCTCTRRDILDSASAPQEGEVQYGPDGIIYPGTCRHQTGMPHSLTPMPDNVALRLDMDLTAIQIGENRIGEGEFVYFRETGHGPNGETGLIEFRPEDLLTTVGDIVLSRKTFLGSYHMSVVLDDAAQGVTHVVRGQDLFEATHIHVALQRLLKLPTPEYHHHALIRDENGKRLAKRDDAKAIRKFREEGASPTDIREMVGLPLC is encoded by the coding sequence ATGCAATACGTGACCCGCTTCGCACCGAGCCCCACCGGCCCGCTGCACTTGGGTCACGCCTATTCCGCCATCCTCGCGCATGACATGGCGATGGCGAACGGCGGTCGGTTTCTCCTCAGGATCGAGGATATCGACCGCGAACGCTCCAAGCCCGAATGGGAAGCGCAAATCTATGACGACCTCGCGTGGCTCGGCCTGACGTGGGAAACACCCGTCATGCGCCAGTCGGACCGGTTACCCGCCTACCGCCAAGCGCTCGAAGCGCTCTGGCAACGGGACCTTCTCTATCCCTGCACCTGTACCCGCCGAGACATCCTCGATTCCGCCTCAGCCCCGCAGGAAGGCGAGGTGCAATATGGCCCTGACGGGATCATTTACCCCGGCACCTGCCGCCACCAAACGGGTATGCCGCACAGCCTGACCCCGATGCCGGACAATGTCGCGCTCCGGCTCGATATGGACCTGACGGCTATCCAGATCGGCGAGAACCGCATTGGCGAGGGCGAATTCGTCTATTTCCGCGAAACCGGACACGGCCCGAACGGCGAAACCGGCTTGATCGAATTCCGGCCCGAAGACCTGCTGACAACGGTCGGCGACATCGTGCTCTCGCGCAAAACCTTCCTCGGCTCATACCACATGTCGGTCGTCCTCGACGATGCCGCGCAGGGCGTGACGCATGTGGTCCGCGGCCAAGATCTGTTCGAGGCCACCCACATCCACGTCGCCCTCCAACGCCTGCTCAAACTCCCCACGCCCGAGTATCACCACCACGCCCTGATCCGCGACGAGAACGGCAAACGCCTTGCCAAACGCGATGACGCCAAAGCGATCCGCAAATTCCGCGAGGAAGGCGCGAGCCCGACCGACATCCGCGAAATGGTCGGCCTGCCTTTGTGCTGA
- the hisI gene encoding phosphoribosyl-AMP cyclohydrolase, which yields MPFDADSLKYNESGLIPVIAQDAENGDVLMMAWMNAEAVRKTLETGRVTYWSRSRQAFWVKGESSGHVQELVEFTYDCDADCILVKVRQTGPACHTNRRSCFYRAVRGGEVVELMQPEV from the coding sequence ATGCCTTTTGATGCTGACAGTCTGAAATATAACGAAAGCGGGCTCATTCCCGTTATCGCGCAGGACGCCGAGAACGGCGATGTGCTGATGATGGCATGGATGAACGCCGAGGCCGTGCGCAAGACGCTGGAAACCGGCCGCGTGACTTACTGGTCCCGCTCGCGCCAGGCGTTCTGGGTCAAAGGCGAGAGCTCGGGCCACGTTCAGGAGCTGGTCGAGTTCACCTATGACTGCGACGCCGACTGTATTCTGGTGAAGGTGCGCCAGACGGGGCCTGCGTGTCACACCAACCGCCGTAGCTGTTTCTACCGCGCTGTGCGCGGCGGCGAGGTGGTGGAGTTGATGCAGCCCGAGGTCTGA
- the trmFO gene encoding methylenetetrahydrofolate--tRNA-(uracil(54)-C(5))-methyltransferase (FADH(2)-oxidizing) TrmFO: MTQELHIIGGGMAGSEAAWQAANAGIKVVIHEMRPKVETFAHRTGNLAEMVCSNSFRSDDNEQNAVGLLHWEMRQANGIIMQMATKHRLPAGGALAVDRDPFAESVTAALMAHENISVSYEELTELPDEGHWIIATGPLTSAALGQAIAKEAGAESLAFFDAIAPIVYFDSVNMDIAWMQSRYDKGETEEERTAYLNCPMTKDQYEAFIDALLAADKTEFHEGETAGYFDGCLPIEVMSERGRETLRFGPMKPVGLTNTNDPENKPYAVVQLRRDNALGTLYNIVGFQTKMKYGAQKEVFRMIPGLENAEFARLGGIHRNTFLNSPTLLDNQMRLKSRPNIRFAGQVTGVEGYVESAAMGLLAGRLAAAEIQGREIPDVPNTTAMGALVTHITGGADAKTFQPMNVNFGLFPPLDGMRGGRKGRKERYKGYTDRAKEDFAQWLEAQS; the protein is encoded by the coding sequence ATGACACAGGAACTCCATATCATCGGCGGCGGCATGGCCGGATCCGAAGCCGCGTGGCAAGCCGCCAACGCAGGCATCAAAGTCGTTATCCACGAGATGCGGCCCAAGGTCGAAACCTTCGCGCACCGCACCGGCAATCTGGCCGAGATGGTGTGTTCCAACTCGTTCCGTTCGGACGACAACGAACAGAACGCGGTCGGGCTGCTGCACTGGGAAATGCGTCAGGCGAACGGCATCATCATGCAGATGGCCACGAAGCACCGCCTGCCCGCTGGCGGCGCGCTGGCCGTTGACCGCGACCCCTTCGCAGAAAGTGTGACCGCCGCGCTGATGGCGCACGAGAATATCTCGGTCTCCTACGAGGAACTGACCGAACTGCCCGACGAAGGCCACTGGATCATCGCAACCGGCCCGCTCACCAGCGCCGCGCTGGGTCAGGCCATTGCCAAGGAAGCGGGCGCCGAAAGCCTCGCCTTCTTCGACGCCATCGCGCCGATCGTCTATTTCGACAGCGTGAACATGGACATCGCGTGGATGCAGTCGCGCTATGACAAGGGCGAGACCGAGGAAGAGCGCACCGCCTACCTCAATTGCCCGATGACCAAAGACCAGTACGAGGCGTTCATCGACGCGCTGCTGGCCGCTGATAAAACCGAGTTCCATGAGGGCGAAACCGCTGGCTATTTCGACGGCTGCCTGCCGATCGAGGTCATGTCGGAACGCGGCCGCGAAACGCTGCGCTTCGGCCCGATGAAGCCCGTCGGCCTCACCAATACCAACGATCCCGAAAACAAGCCCTACGCTGTGGTCCAGCTGCGCCGCGATAACGCGCTCGGCACACTGTACAACATCGTCGGCTTCCAGACCAAGATGAAGTACGGCGCCCAGAAAGAGGTGTTCCGCATGATCCCCGGTCTGGAAAATGCCGAGTTCGCGCGTCTTGGCGGTATCCACCGCAACACGTTCCTGAATTCGCCGACGCTGCTCGACAACCAGATGCGCCTGAAATCCCGCCCGAACATCCGCTTCGCCGGTCAGGTCACGGGCGTCGAAGGCTACGTCGAAAGCGCCGCGATGGGTCTGCTGGCAGGCCGCCTCGCCGCCGCCGAAATTCAGGGCCGCGAAATTCCCGACGTGCCGAACACCACCGCCATGGGCGCGCTTGTCACGCACATCACCGGCGGCGCGGATGCAAAAACCTTCCAGCCGATGAACGTGAACTTCGGTCTGTTCCCGCCGCTGGACGGAATGCGCGGCGGACGCAAGGGCCGCAAAGAGCGCTACAAGGGCTACACTGACCGCGCAAAAGAAGATTTCGCTCAGTGGCTTGAGGCCCAAAGCTAA
- a CDS encoding iron-sulfur cluster assembly scaffold protein has protein sequence MSDTSDLVQLYSSRILALTADMPLTERLENPDATVKKRAPLCGSTVTVDVKMTDGVITSFGQDVKACALGQASAAIMGGTVIGRTRAEIEKARDELRAMLKDGGPVPAAPFGELEVLLPAREYKNRHASILLAFDATVEAAAQAEA, from the coding sequence GTGTCCGACACGTCCGATCTCGTCCAACTCTATTCCTCGCGTATTCTGGCGCTCACGGCGGACATGCCGCTGACCGAGCGGCTCGAAAATCCCGACGCGACGGTGAAGAAACGCGCACCTCTGTGCGGGTCCACAGTGACTGTGGACGTAAAAATGACGGACGGCGTTATAACTTCCTTCGGACAGGACGTTAAAGCTTGTGCATTGGGTCAAGCCTCGGCGGCGATCATGGGTGGGACCGTGATCGGACGTACACGGGCCGAGATTGAAAAAGCGCGGGACGAGCTCCGCGCCATGCTCAAAGACGGCGGTCCCGTTCCGGCGGCTCCGTTCGGCGAGTTGGAGGTTCTGCTTCCCGCTCGTGAATACAAGAACCGTCACGCGTCGATCCTGCTGGCATTCGACGCAACGGTAGAGGCAGCGGCACAAGCCGAGGCCTGA
- a CDS encoding class I SAM-dependent DNA methyltransferase: protein MVGTPFSSGHPLADRRADFAATMAASAAWADAAEVMSSALELAPDWAAGWYQLGDYFESAGDAEAAASAWRKAIELEPSDPFGAGLKIDLQRAVPVAETMPTAFVETLFDQYAPRFEASLVGKLDYTGPDVIMRALTDVGFERASKVIDLGCGTGLMGQALRDRCDWLGGYDVSQEMLKQAAHKGVYDFLGKQDLCELDVSDIRYDLIVAADVFIYVGALERVIGWAANSLAPRGQLAFTVERGDAPLELRESRRFAHSEDYVLGVLRRAGFKYITLTDCVLRKDRGEDVKAFCVVAGVEPLVSRFDRDGGEVVAA from the coding sequence ATGGTTGGAACGCCATTCTCCTCGGGTCATCCGCTTGCGGATCGTCGTGCCGATTTTGCTGCAACCATGGCGGCCAGTGCCGCGTGGGCGGATGCAGCCGAAGTGATGTCCAGCGCGCTGGAGCTTGCGCCCGATTGGGCGGCGGGTTGGTACCAATTGGGCGACTATTTCGAGAGTGCAGGCGATGCGGAGGCTGCGGCGTCAGCGTGGCGCAAGGCGATTGAACTGGAGCCGAGCGATCCGTTCGGCGCGGGGTTGAAGATCGATTTGCAGCGGGCTGTGCCAGTCGCCGAGACCATGCCTACGGCTTTCGTTGAGACCTTGTTCGATCAATACGCGCCGCGTTTCGAGGCGTCGTTGGTAGGCAAGCTGGACTATACGGGGCCGGATGTGATCATGCGGGCGCTGACCGATGTTGGCTTCGAACGTGCCAGCAAAGTCATCGACCTTGGGTGCGGCACCGGGCTGATGGGGCAGGCACTGCGGGATCGCTGCGATTGGCTCGGCGGGTATGACGTTTCGCAAGAGATGCTGAAGCAGGCCGCCCATAAAGGCGTCTACGATTTCCTTGGCAAGCAGGACCTCTGCGAGTTGGATGTGTCCGACATCCGCTATGATCTGATCGTGGCGGCGGATGTGTTCATCTATGTTGGTGCGCTGGAGCGGGTCATTGGCTGGGCCGCGAATAGCCTCGCGCCACGCGGGCAGCTGGCCTTTACCGTTGAGCGTGGCGATGCGCCGCTGGAACTGCGCGAAAGTCGCCGTTTCGCGCATTCCGAAGACTATGTGCTTGGCGTGCTGCGCCGTGCAGGGTTCAAGTACATCACGCTGACGGATTGCGTGCTGCGCAAGGATCGCGGCGAGGATGTGAAGGCGTTCTGCGTGGTGGCAGGGGTGGAGCCGCTGGTGTCGCGGTTCGATCGCGATGGCGGCGAAGTCGTCGCGGCCTGA
- a CDS encoding methyl-accepting chemotaxis protein, whose product MTKVEDITRVLDQVSGVGSRMASGIVDVAGALDEIGKAAKEQQDEMTALETRVREILEINDSVQEAIQTVAGNATSNLAALNESIESARISNEGSREIANWVKALDTRIGEVVDTLRSVERQNAEITSIARQVNILAINAKIEAVRAGRFGKGFAVVADAINELSASTTSAADAVTGSVEKMGESFAALRKEATGVQEKASHVIEEVEKTDQKMSAMSEKMQGTVNTTHAMSGEAERISQSIGSFGPAFHSISQAAAETAAGVEESRDRINALVDDSEEIVRLSILGGGASQDQRFINYVRDLAQTISKKFEEAIDRGNIRLDDLFDRNYTPIPNTNPEQMMTRFTRFTDSVLPQYLEAAAYFDQRVVFCAAVDDNGYLPTHNAKFSLPQGPDPVWNTAHCRNRRIFNDRVGLKAGRSREPFLLQVYRRDMGGGEFRMMKDLSAPIIVKGKHWGGLRFAYTI is encoded by the coding sequence ATGACCAAAGTCGAAGATATTACGCGCGTACTTGATCAGGTTTCGGGAGTCGGCTCCCGCATGGCGTCGGGCATTGTAGACGTCGCCGGTGCGCTGGACGAAATCGGGAAAGCTGCGAAAGAGCAGCAGGACGAGATGACCGCGCTGGAAACCCGCGTGCGCGAAATTCTGGAAATCAACGACTCCGTTCAGGAGGCGATCCAGACCGTCGCAGGCAATGCGACAAGCAACCTCGCGGCCCTCAACGAGAGCATCGAGAGCGCCCGCATCAGCAACGAAGGCAGCCGCGAGATCGCGAACTGGGTAAAGGCGCTGGACACCCGCATCGGCGAGGTCGTGGATACACTCCGTTCGGTGGAGCGCCAGAACGCGGAAATTACCTCGATCGCCCGTCAGGTGAATATCCTCGCCATCAACGCCAAGATCGAAGCCGTCCGCGCGGGCCGCTTCGGTAAGGGTTTTGCCGTGGTCGCCGATGCGATCAACGAACTGTCCGCTAGCACCACCAGCGCCGCCGACGCCGTGACCGGAAGCGTCGAGAAGATGGGCGAGAGCTTTGCCGCGCTCCGCAAGGAAGCGACTGGCGTGCAGGAAAAGGCCAGCCACGTCATCGAGGAGGTCGAAAAGACCGACCAGAAGATGTCCGCCATGTCGGAAAAGATGCAAGGCACGGTGAACACCACTCACGCCATGTCCGGCGAAGCGGAGAGGATTTCGCAGTCCATCGGCTCCTTTGGGCCCGCCTTCCATTCGATCAGCCAAGCCGCTGCCGAGACAGCCGCAGGCGTCGAGGAAAGCCGCGACCGCATCAACGCGCTGGTCGATGACAGCGAAGAGATCGTGCGCCTCAGCATCCTTGGTGGCGGCGCGTCGCAGGACCAGCGGTTCATCAACTACGTTCGCGATCTGGCCCAGACCATCAGCAAGAAATTCGAAGAGGCCATCGACCGCGGGAATATCCGCCTCGACGACCTGTTCGACCGCAACTACACGCCGATCCCGAACACCAATCCCGAACAGATGATGACCCGCTTCACGCGGTTCACAGATAGCGTACTCCCGCAGTACCTCGAAGCCGCCGCGTACTTCGATCAGCGCGTGGTGTTCTGCGCCGCCGTCGACGACAACGGCTACCTGCCGACGCACAATGCGAAGTTCTCTCTGCCCCAAGGCCCCGACCCTGTCTGGAACACCGCGCATTGCCGCAACCGCCGCATCTTCAATGACCGTGTGGGTCTGAAGGCGGGCCGCAGCCGCGAGCCGTTCCTGCTGCAAGTCTATCGCCGCGACATGGGCGGCGGTGAGTTCAGGATGATGAAGGACCTCTCGGCTCCGATCATCGTCAAAGGCAAACACTGGGGCGGTCTGCGCTTCGCCTACACGATCTGA